AGAAATACCTGCTAATTCGCTGTTACTCATTAGATTTAACTTCACTCACGTGCCGTAATGTCGGAAAAAGAATCACATCCCTGATGGATTTACTGTTGGTCAGAACCATAACCAGGCGATCGATACCGATACCCAGCCCACCGGCCGGCGGCATGCCGTAGGACAGGGCCGTGACGTAGTCTTCGTCCAGCTTGACGGCGCCTTCGGCCTTTTCTTTGAGCTGGCATTCGAAGCGGGACTGTTGGTCGGCCGGGTCGTTAAGCTCGCTGAAGGCGTTGGCCAGTTCCATACCGGTCATAAACAGTTCGAACCGCTCGGCCAGCTCGGGATTGTCACGCTTGGATTTGGTCAGCGGACATATAGCCGCCGGGTAATCGGTCACGAATATCGGGCCAACCAGGTGCGGTTCGACAAATTTTTCAAACAGGTCGTTGGCCACCTTGGGAAAAGAGGCATTCTTCGGTATTGCTATGCCGGACTCCCCGGCTTTTTTGAGCACCGCTTCCTGATCGTGGTAATCCACGCCGCAGTGCTGGTTAAACAGTTCTATGTAAGGCTTCCTCTGCCAGGGCGGAGTCAGGTCCAACGCCGTATCATTGAAGGTTATCTTAAGCGAAGGCAAGACTTTTTTGGCTATCTCGGTAACCAGGTATTCGGTCAGGTTCATCATATCGTTGTAATCGGCGTAAGCCTGGTAAATTTCTATCATAGTAAACTCGGGATTATGATGCGTGGATATGCCTTCGTTGCGGAAGTTGCGGTTGATTTCGTAGACCCTTTCCATACCGCCGACCAACAGGCGCTTGAGGTAGAGCTCCGGTGCAATCCTGAGGTATAAATCCATATCCAGCGCGTTGTGATGGGTAATGAACGGCCGGGCCGCGGCACCGCCCGGTATCGTGTGCATCATAGGCGTT
This Candidatus Brocadiia bacterium DNA region includes the following protein-coding sequences:
- the lysS gene encoding lysine--tRNA ligase, with product MNTYHEERLKKLAALKELGINPFTYSFPDSVSIKEVLEDFAKIEGQAHADIGQPASKPVTVAGRLMAIRGHGKAAFLDLRDWSGRVQLYIKKDKIDEKQYRVFELLDIGDIIGIKGDLFKTKTGEITILVTALTLLTKSLLPLPEKWHGLKDVEIRYRQRYLDLISNPEVLQTFLNRTQIIRYLRYFLDDKGFVEVETPMMHTIPGGAAARPFITHHNALDMDLYLRIAPELYLKRLLVGGMERVYEINRNFRNEGISTHHNPEFTMIEIYQAYADYNDMMNLTEYLVTEIAKKVLPSLKITFNDTALDLTPPWQRKPYIELFNQHCGVDYHDQEAVLKKAGESGIAIPKNASFPKVANDLFEKFVEPHLVGPIFVTDYPAAICPLTKSKRDNPELAERFELFMTGMELANAFSELNDPADQQSRFECQLKEKAEGAVKLDEDYVTALSYGMPPAGGLGIGIDRLVMVLTNSKSIRDVILFPTLRHVSEVKSNE